Proteins encoded in a region of the Bradyrhizobium sp. CB3481 genome:
- a CDS encoding DUF3971 domain-containing protein codes for MPAQERSIRIDGRALGGDQPQRRHREAMARNTSPNGSNPRAEAQQWDDTAGWEQEEAAGHRARRLLSRSDSKLHRVGDRFSALQLWLSGERWVKRVAIVIAVLVVIFAGCFGGLWWRLGAGPINLDVATPWLAAAIEENIGHGNTVAVGGTQIERAGRIRIAVRIRDIVVRDRDQVVVATAPKAEVKLSGTALLMGRLRAESLNLVDAELSVRITPDGQVTVSTGDTAKPLATGVASKRDAGLAPTFPRQLPAPGAAATAPDTAQSGLLAGLDWLDSLSLTGLDGQNLNEIGLKNGNLVVDDQQRGNKWTFDNISLSMRRPSGGGVAVSLGEEGARPWSLKIVVGPPQNGVRSVDLRADKVPAANILLAMRVKDLTYSAELPLSGELKGELGRDGVPTYLRGKVTAGAGHLIDSDTPDYPMPIDSAEMSVEWDAGRRVLVAPFKVVSGANRITLLGHLEPPNGATTEWQAGLSGGTILLAGTDNEPPLIFNRIAIGMKFDTDRKRVTLTQADISNGEIGIAGTGSIDYANEARLQLGFAGTPMSASALKRIWPILIVPEVREWVIERIEKGTLQRIEVGVNSPVRNLPRKGPPIPDDGLAVNIVASGVTVRPVDGMPAVRDADLKARVTGRTATVTIGQGIADTPAGRKINISDFSFEVPDMAPKPSPSKVRFRVDCPVPAAAEILASDRISDLSGTLVDPNASKGTVAATITLGMPVKGSMTKADTTYTVIGDLSGFAADKLVMNQKLEANALKVLANNAGYQVKGDVKINGQPASLDYRKPNEGDADIRLQATLDDASRARLGIDLGSAVSGSIPIKVVGKIGENDSRVGIEADLTSLRLDNILPGWVKVPGKSGKATFNVVKKEQSTLFQDIVVEGGGASIKGSLEVDQNGDLMMANFPVYSPSDGDRTTLKAERGADGVVKVTMRGDVFDGRGFLKSAISGRDDPKSKSRNIDLDIDVKLGAVAGFSGEALRSVDSKFSRRNGIVRNFSLSGKLGRDATPVTADLRLRGQGQGRDIIALQTNDAGAFFRFTDMYSKVVGGQLELYLEPPTVEPSAKEGLINVRSFSIRGEASLDRVAAGNSTGTQSGVSFSALRAEFTRQNGQLSIRDGVVKGPMIGATIEGSIDTVANQVRMSGTFVPMYGLNNMFGQIPVVGLLLGNGNNEGLIGVTYEVVGTPSQPVLRVNPISAIFPGVTRKIMEFNTGKQNNNPAELPPNN; via the coding sequence ATGCCGGCACAGGAGCGCTCGATACGAATCGATGGGCGCGCCCTTGGCGGCGATCAACCTCAGCGCCGGCACCGAGAGGCAATGGCTAGGAATACTTCGCCAAACGGGTCGAATCCGCGTGCCGAGGCCCAGCAATGGGATGACACGGCGGGCTGGGAGCAGGAAGAGGCGGCGGGCCATCGTGCGCGGCGGCTGCTGTCGCGCTCCGATTCCAAATTGCACCGCGTCGGTGACCGCTTCTCGGCGCTGCAGCTCTGGCTGAGCGGCGAGCGCTGGGTCAAGCGCGTCGCGATCGTGATCGCCGTGCTGGTGGTGATCTTCGCCGGCTGCTTTGGCGGCCTGTGGTGGCGGCTCGGCGCCGGCCCCATCAATCTCGATGTGGCGACGCCCTGGCTGGCGGCCGCGATCGAGGAAAATATCGGCCACGGCAATACGGTTGCAGTCGGCGGCACGCAGATCGAGCGCGCCGGGCGAATCCGGATTGCGGTGCGCATCCGTGACATCGTGGTGCGCGACCGCGACCAGGTTGTCGTTGCGACGGCGCCGAAGGCCGAGGTGAAGCTGTCGGGCACGGCGCTGTTGATGGGCCGGCTGCGCGCCGAAAGCCTCAATCTTGTCGATGCCGAACTCTCGGTGCGCATTACACCGGATGGTCAGGTGACAGTGTCCACCGGCGATACGGCCAAACCCTTGGCAACCGGCGTTGCCTCCAAGCGCGATGCCGGCCTGGCGCCGACCTTCCCGCGCCAACTGCCGGCGCCCGGCGCGGCGGCGACAGCGCCGGATACGGCGCAGAGCGGGTTGCTGGCGGGCCTCGACTGGCTCGACAGCCTCAGCCTGACCGGCCTAGACGGGCAGAATCTGAACGAGATCGGCCTCAAGAACGGCAATCTCGTCGTCGACGACCAGCAGCGCGGCAACAAATGGACGTTTGACAACATCAGTCTCAGCATGCGCCGGCCGAGCGGCGGCGGTGTCGCGGTGAGCCTTGGCGAGGAGGGCGCGCGCCCGTGGTCGCTCAAGATCGTGGTCGGGCCGCCGCAGAACGGCGTGCGCTCGGTTGATCTGCGCGCCGACAAGGTGCCGGCCGCCAACATCCTGCTCGCGATGCGCGTCAAGGATCTCACCTACAGCGCGGAGCTGCCGCTCTCCGGCGAGCTGAAAGGCGAGCTGGGCCGCGACGGCGTGCCGACCTATTTGCGCGGCAAGGTCACGGCGGGTGCCGGGCACCTCATCGACAGCGATACGCCTGATTATCCGATGCCGATCGATTCGGCGGAAATGAGCGTCGAATGGGATGCCGGACGGCGTGTGCTGGTTGCGCCCTTCAAGGTCGTTTCCGGCGCGAACCGGATCACGCTGCTCGGCCATCTCGAGCCGCCGAACGGCGCCACCACCGAGTGGCAAGCCGGCCTGAGCGGCGGCACGATTCTCCTGGCCGGCACCGACAACGAACCGCCGCTGATCTTCAATCGCATCGCGATCGGGATGAAGTTCGACACCGACCGCAAGCGCGTGACGTTGACCCAGGCCGACATCAGCAACGGCGAGATCGGCATCGCCGGAACCGGCAGCATCGATTATGCGAACGAGGCGCGCCTCCAGCTCGGCTTCGCGGGCACGCCGATGTCGGCTTCGGCGCTGAAGCGGATCTGGCCGATCCTGATCGTGCCCGAAGTGCGCGAATGGGTGATCGAGCGGATCGAGAAGGGTACGCTTCAGCGTATCGAGGTCGGCGTCAATTCGCCGGTGCGCAACCTGCCGCGCAAGGGACCGCCAATTCCGGATGATGGCCTCGCCGTCAATATCGTTGCGTCGGGCGTCACGGTTCGCCCGGTCGACGGCATGCCCGCCGTCCGTGATGCGGATTTGAAAGCGCGTGTGACCGGGCGCACCGCCACGGTGACGATCGGGCAGGGCATTGCCGACACGCCCGCCGGCCGCAAGATCAACATTTCAGATTTCAGCTTCGAGGTGCCGGATATGGCACCGAAGCCGTCGCCGTCGAAGGTCAGGTTCAGGGTGGATTGTCCGGTGCCGGCAGCCGCCGAGATTCTGGCCTCCGACCGCATCAGCGATCTCTCGGGCACGCTGGTCGATCCGAACGCCAGCAAGGGGACGGTCGCCGCCACCATCACGCTCGGCATGCCGGTCAAGGGCTCGATGACCAAGGCCGATACCACCTATACGGTGATCGGCGACCTCAGCGGATTTGCCGCCGACAAGCTGGTGATGAACCAGAAACTGGAGGCCAACGCGCTGAAGGTGCTGGCCAACAATGCCGGCTACCAGGTCAAGGGCGACGTCAAGATCAACGGGCAGCCGGCTTCGCTCGACTATCGCAAGCCGAATGAAGGCGACGCCGATATCCGCTTGCAGGCGACGCTGGATGATGCCAGCCGCGCACGCCTCGGGATCGATCTCGGGTCTGCCGTGAGCGGCTCGATTCCGATCAAGGTGGTCGGCAAGATCGGCGAGAATGACAGCCGCGTCGGCATCGAGGCGGACCTGACCTCGCTGCGGCTCGACAACATCCTGCCGGGCTGGGTCAAGGTGCCCGGAAAGTCCGGCAAGGCGACGTTCAACGTCGTGAAGAAGGAGCAGTCGACGCTGTTCCAGGACATCGTGGTGGAAGGCGGCGGCGCGTCGATCAAGGGGTCGCTCGAGGTCGACCAGAACGGCGACCTGATGATGGCGAACTTCCCGGTCTATTCGCCGTCGGACGGCGACAGGACCACCTTGAAAGCCGAGCGCGGCGCTGATGGTGTTGTCAAGGTTACGATGCGCGGCGACGTCTTCGACGGCCGCGGCTTCCTCAAATCGGCAATCTCAGGCAGGGACGACCCCAAGAGCAAGTCGAGGAACATCGATCTCGACATCGACGTCAAGCTCGGTGCAGTCGCTGGCTTCAGTGGCGAGGCGCTGCGCAGCGTCGACAGCAAGTTCTCTCGCCGCAATGGTATCGTCAGAAATTTCTCGCTTTCCGGCAAGCTCGGGCGCGACGCCACGCCTGTGACGGCGGATTTGCGTCTTCGTGGGCAGGGGCAGGGCCGGGACATCATTGCGCTGCAGACCAACGACGCCGGCGCATTCTTCCGGTTCACGGACATGTACTCCAAGGTGGTTGGCGGACAGCTCGAACTCTACTTGGAGCCACCGACGGTCGAACCCAGCGCCAAGGAAGGTCTGATCAATGTGCGCAGCTTCTCCATCAGGGGTGAAGCTTCACTCGACCGTGTTGCGGCGGGCAATTCCACCGGCACTCAGAGCGGCGTCTCCTTCTCGGCACTGCGCGCCGAGTTCACCCGGCAGAACGGACAGCTATCGATCCGCGATGGTGTCGTGAAGGGACCGATGATTGGCGCGACCATTGAAGGCAGCATCGATACGGTCGCCAATCAGGTTCGCATGAGCGGCACCTTCGTTCCGATGTACGGATTGAACAACATGTTCGGCCAGATTCCGGTCGTCGGGCTGCTCCTCGGCAACGGCAACAACGAGGGTTTGATCGGCGTGACCTATGAGGTGGTGGGCACACCAAGCCAGCCAGTGCTGCGGGTCAATCCGATTTCGGCGATCTTTCCGGGCGTGACGCGGAAGATTATGGAATTCAACACCGGCAAGCAGAACAACAACCCGGCCGAGCTTCCGCCGAACAATTAG
- a CDS encoding SRPBCC family protein: protein MSQGNTVRLHRVLATKPEKVFRAFLDADAMAKWLPPYGFTCKVHHFEGKVGGTFKMSFTNFTTNTGHSFGGEYLEIVPNERIRYTDRFDDPNLPGVIEVTVILKAVSVGTEIHIEQSNLPAAIPVEACYLGWQQSLAQLALLVEPNIPG, encoded by the coding sequence ATGTCCCAAGGCAATACCGTTCGTCTGCACCGCGTCCTCGCCACCAAACCCGAAAAGGTCTTTCGCGCCTTCCTCGATGCCGACGCCATGGCCAAGTGGCTGCCGCCCTACGGCTTCACCTGCAAGGTTCATCATTTCGAGGGAAAGGTCGGCGGCACATTCAAGATGTCGTTCACGAATTTCACCACGAACACGGGCCACTCGTTCGGCGGCGAATATCTGGAGATCGTGCCCAACGAACGTATCCGCTACACCGATCGCTTTGACGATCCCAATCTGCCTGGGGTCATCGAGGTCACCGTGATCCTGAAAGCGGTTTCGGTCGGAACCGAAATCCACATCGAACAGTCGAACCTGCCGGCGGCAATCCCGGTCGAAGCCTGCTATCTCGGCTGGCAACAGTCGCTCGCCCAGCTCGCGCTGCTCGTCGAGCCGAACATTCCGGGATAG
- the bla gene encoding class A beta-lactamase, protein MRASIADQQFIDEIKRLERESGGRLGVCILDSATGTRHVHRGDERFPMCSTFKALAAAAILARVDSGSEQLTRRITYDPSALVTYSPVTEKHLSDGMTVAEICEAAVTLSDNTAANLLLAALGGPSGLTTFIRSLGDQLTRLDRNEPSLNEALPDDPRDTTTPNAMASTLQTLILGTKALSAQSRDQLTAWLIANKTGDTRLRAGFAKDWRIGDKTGTGARGTNNDVAVVWPPNKAPVVITAYLTGATVSSAQQNAAIASVARAVSTMLSG, encoded by the coding sequence ATGCGCGCATCGATCGCCGATCAACAGTTCATCGATGAGATCAAGCGCCTGGAGCGCGAAAGCGGCGGCCGGCTCGGCGTCTGCATCCTCGATTCCGCGACGGGTACCCGTCATGTCCACCGGGGCGATGAGCGCTTTCCGATGTGCAGCACGTTCAAGGCCCTCGCAGCCGCGGCGATCCTGGCGCGGGTGGATTCCGGCAGCGAGCAGTTGACGCGGCGTATCACCTACGACCCGTCTGCACTCGTCACCTACTCACCCGTAACTGAAAAGCACCTGAGCGACGGCATGACGGTCGCGGAGATCTGCGAAGCGGCGGTAACGCTGAGTGACAATACGGCTGCTAATCTCTTGCTCGCGGCCCTTGGCGGTCCTTCGGGATTGACGACCTTCATACGGAGCCTCGGTGATCAACTCACGCGCCTGGACCGGAATGAGCCCTCGCTCAACGAAGCCTTGCCCGATGATCCGCGCGATACGACGACGCCGAATGCGATGGCCTCGACTTTGCAAACCCTCATTCTCGGAACCAAGGCGCTATCGGCCCAATCGCGTGATCAGCTGACGGCGTGGTTGATCGCCAACAAAACTGGCGACACGCGGCTACGTGCCGGCTTTGCGAAGGACTGGCGTATCGGCGACAAGACCGGCACCGGCGCCCGTGGTACCAACAACGACGTTGCCGTGGTCTGGCCGCCCAACAAGGCACCCGTCGTGATCACTGCCTATTTGACGGGAGCCACCGTTTCATCCGCCCAGCAGAATGCCGCTATCGCGTCGGTCGCGCGGGCGGTGTCGACGATGCTGTCCGGGTAG
- a CDS encoding M23 family metallopeptidase, whose amino-acid sequence MSYRSGHHSDHHHPQDYGRTPPRRPAPQAARAATLDADGYTIAHAGKQVRLGPVVFWIVVGTIVLLGMWSAATATYFAFRDDVLTRLIARQAEMQYAYEDRIAELRAKVDRTTSRQLLDQEQFDQKLDQIMRRQTALESRATALGAIPDAAATGSIRPPARGAAVETPASGTLKPSPISDTVIFVAPPDREARLESRSPVIVKPQPNQFAKVQGVDNVLVRLQTSLDTVERRQMAALSAVEDGMESRVRRMRGVFSDLGLDMAQLEAATPRSAIGGPFVPVKLSADAGAFERQLHRINIQRFQMQRLNATLALVPYRKPVVGEVEFTSGFGVRSDPFLGRPAMHTGLDFRAATGDPVRVTANGKVVSSGWQGGYGRMVEVDHGNGLSTRYGHLSEIHVRVGDVVKIGQVIGAVGSTGRSTGPHLHYETRIDGDAVDPQKFLRAGVRLSAG is encoded by the coding sequence ATGTCGTACCGTTCCGGTCACCATTCTGATCACCACCATCCTCAGGATTACGGCCGAACGCCGCCGCGGCGTCCCGCACCTCAGGCGGCCCGAGCCGCCACGTTGGACGCGGACGGCTACACCATTGCCCACGCCGGCAAGCAGGTCCGTCTCGGCCCCGTCGTATTCTGGATCGTGGTCGGCACGATCGTGCTGCTCGGCATGTGGTCGGCGGCGACTGCGACCTATTTTGCGTTTCGCGATGACGTGCTGACCCGGCTGATCGCCCGTCAGGCCGAGATGCAATACGCCTATGAGGACCGCATCGCGGAACTGCGCGCCAAGGTCGACCGGACCACCAGCCGCCAGTTGCTCGATCAGGAACAGTTCGACCAGAAGCTCGACCAAATCATGCGCCGCCAGACCGCACTCGAATCGCGCGCCACCGCGCTCGGCGCGATTCCAGATGCCGCAGCCACCGGCTCGATACGTCCGCCGGCGCGCGGGGCGGCGGTGGAGACGCCTGCCTCCGGCACCCTAAAGCCCTCCCCGATCAGTGACACCGTGATCTTCGTGGCGCCACCGGATCGTGAAGCACGGCTGGAATCGCGTTCGCCCGTCATCGTCAAGCCGCAGCCGAATCAATTTGCCAAGGTTCAGGGTGTCGACAACGTGCTAGTCCGCCTGCAGACGTCGCTTGATACTGTCGAGCGTCGGCAGATGGCAGCGCTGAGCGCGGTCGAGGACGGCATGGAATCGCGGGTCCGCCGGATGCGCGGCGTGTTCAGCGATCTCGGCCTCGACATGGCGCAACTCGAGGCGGCGACGCCGCGCTCGGCGATCGGCGGCCCATTCGTGCCGGTGAAACTCTCGGCCGATGCCGGTGCGTTCGAGCGCCAGCTCCACCGGATCAACATCCAGCGCTTCCAGATGCAGCGCCTCAACGCCACGCTGGCGCTGGTGCCGTACCGCAAGCCAGTGGTCGGCGAGGTCGAATTCACCTCGGGTTTCGGTGTTCGCAGCGATCCTTTCCTCGGTCGCCCCGCCATGCACACCGGTCTCGATTTCCGCGCCGCTACCGGCGATCCGGTGCGCGTTACCGCCAACGGCAAGGTGGTCTCATCGGGATGGCAGGGCGGCTACGGCCGCATGGTGGAGGTCGACCACGGCAACGGGCTGTCGACCCGCTACGGCCATCTGTCGGAAATTCACGTCAGGGTCGGCGACGTGGTCAAGATCGGTCAGGTGATCGGCGCCGTCGGCTCGACCGGTCGTTCCACCGGCCCGCATCTGCACTATGAAACACGGATCGATGGCGATGCCGTCGACCCGCAGAAGTTCTTGCGCGCGGGCGTAAGGCTCAGCGCAGGCTGA
- a CDS encoding LysR family transcriptional regulator yields MKLSHLPLNALRAFEATARHLSFTRAGLELRVTQAAVSQHVKGLEDRLGVQLFRRLPRGVALTDEGQLLLPSIVEAFGRLSETLNRFEDGRYQDVISVGVVGTFASGWLLPRLEAFRKAHPRIDLRLFTNNNRIDIAGEGLDYAIRFGDGLWHGTEATHLMGAPFSAFCAPALARRLSRPADLKREVLLRSYRQDEWPRWFAAAGLQSPVLKGMVFDSSVTIASVAARGFGVALLPAALFQDEIRERRLVRPFKIEVALGDYWITSLHSRQPSAAMLSFKNWLLETIAAQKGSPSGKGET; encoded by the coding sequence ATGAAGCTTTCGCACCTTCCGCTCAATGCGCTGCGGGCCTTCGAGGCGACGGCGCGCCATCTCAGCTTCACCCGCGCTGGCCTCGAACTTCGCGTCACGCAGGCGGCGGTCAGCCAGCACGTGAAAGGCCTGGAAGACCGGCTCGGCGTGCAATTGTTTCGCCGGCTGCCCCGCGGCGTCGCGCTCACCGATGAAGGACAATTGCTGCTGCCGAGCATTGTCGAGGCGTTCGGCCGGCTCAGCGAAACGCTCAACCGTTTTGAAGACGGTCGCTACCAGGACGTCATCTCGGTCGGCGTGGTCGGCACTTTTGCTTCGGGATGGCTGCTGCCGCGGCTCGAGGCCTTCCGGAAGGCCCATCCGCGGATCGATCTACGCCTGTTCACCAACAACAACCGGATCGACATTGCTGGCGAAGGGCTCGATTACGCCATCAGGTTCGGCGACGGCCTCTGGCACGGCACCGAGGCGACGCACCTGATGGGCGCGCCTTTTTCCGCCTTCTGCGCGCCCGCGCTGGCGCGCCGGCTGAGCCGGCCGGCCGATCTCAAGCGCGAGGTGCTGCTGCGTTCCTATCGCCAGGACGAATGGCCGCGATGGTTTGCGGCGGCGGGACTGCAGAGCCCGGTGCTCAAGGGCATGGTGTTCGATTCATCCGTCACGATCGCCAGCGTGGCGGCGCGCGGTTTTGGCGTTGCGTTGTTGCCGGCGGCGCTATTTCAGGACGAGATCCGTGAGCGCCGGCTGGTGCGTCCGTTCAAGATCGAAGTCGCGCTCGGCGATTACTGGATTACGTCGCTGCATTCCCGGCAACCGTCAGCAGCGATGCTCTCCTTCAAGAACTGGTTGCTTGAAACGATCGCAGCACAGAAGGGAAGTCCGAGCGGCAAGGGCGAAACGTAA
- a CDS encoding MFS transporter: MDNKTPEEDALARPLKPGRVALNVLALCFTLALLGRGLGESFTVFLKPVAENFGWDRAEIVSVYSLTWLAGGLMAPVVGRLFDRYGPRTVYSLGLLLLGGAFLIASRAQALWQLQLSIGLCVGIGIAFIGNVPNSILLGRWFGPRLPTAMAIVYSATGAGVLVLLPASQLLIDHVGWRGAHQIFGIIALCLLVPLLLLPWRLFATGSPHIARKADPGFVDGGWTLGSAMRHHAFWALFSTFFFTAVGMYAISAQIVAYLIDAGFPPLQAATAWGFSGVVLLFGMLGVTQLDTMIGRRPSVLLSYAISIVGIILLWLLQFHPNFWLLAAFVVTFGSMIGSRGPLITATAMKIFRGERVGTIYGTISIGSGLGSGLGAWAGGLIHDWTHSYNPVIAFALVAVILGMIPFLIVPALRR; the protein is encoded by the coding sequence ATGGACAACAAGACGCCAGAGGAAGACGCCCTCGCCCGGCCGCTCAAGCCGGGACGGGTTGCGCTCAACGTGCTGGCGCTGTGCTTTACCCTGGCGCTGCTCGGCCGCGGCCTCGGCGAGAGTTTTACAGTTTTCCTGAAACCGGTCGCGGAGAATTTCGGCTGGGACCGCGCGGAAATCGTCTCGGTCTATTCGCTGACCTGGCTGGCCGGCGGATTGATGGCACCGGTGGTCGGCCGCCTGTTCGACCGCTACGGTCCCCGCACCGTCTATTCGCTCGGGCTGCTGCTGCTCGGCGGCGCGTTCCTGATTGCCTCGCGCGCGCAGGCGCTGTGGCAATTGCAGCTCAGCATCGGCCTTTGCGTCGGCATCGGCATTGCCTTCATCGGCAACGTGCCGAATTCGATCCTGCTCGGCCGCTGGTTCGGCCCGCGCCTGCCGACCGCGATGGCGATCGTCTATTCTGCGACCGGCGCCGGCGTGCTGGTGCTGTTGCCGGCGTCGCAGCTCCTGATCGATCATGTCGGCTGGCGCGGCGCCCACCAGATTTTCGGCATCATCGCGCTATGTCTGTTGGTGCCGCTGCTCTTGCTGCCGTGGCGGTTGTTCGCCACCGGCTCGCCGCACATCGCCAGGAAAGCCGATCCCGGTTTCGTCGACGGCGGCTGGACGCTTGGCAGCGCGATGCGCCATCACGCCTTCTGGGCGCTGTTCTCGACCTTCTTCTTCACCGCCGTCGGCATGTACGCGATCTCGGCGCAGATCGTCGCCTATCTGATCGACGCCGGCTTTCCTCCGCTGCAGGCCGCGACCGCCTGGGGCTTTTCCGGCGTCGTGCTATTGTTCGGCATGCTCGGCGTGACCCAGCTCGATACGATGATCGGGCGCCGGCCATCGGTGCTGCTTAGCTACGCCATCTCGATCGTTGGAATCATCCTGCTCTGGCTGCTGCAGTTCCATCCGAACTTCTGGCTGCTCGCCGCGTTCGTCGTCACCTTCGGCAGCATGATCGGCTCGCGCGGACCACTGATCACGGCAACCGCGATGAAGATCTTTCGCGGCGAGCGCGTCGGCACCATCTACGGCACGATCTCGATCGGCAGCGGTCTCGGCTCCGGCCTAGGGGCCTGGGCCGGCGGCCTGATCCACGATTGGACCCACAGCTACAACCCCGTCATCGCATTCGCGCTGGTGGCGGTGATACTGGGGATGATCCCGTTCCTGATCGTGCCGGCGCTGCGGCGGTAA
- a CDS encoding ABC transporter substrate-binding protein, which translates to MPVRMRNLVALTAFAVAAAIATTANAQKKYDPGANDTEIKIGNIMPYSGPASAYGTIGKAQAAYFNKINAEGGINGRKINFISYDDAFSPPKAVEQARKLVESDEVLLIFQPLGTQSNSAIQKYMNARKVPQLFVATGATKWGDPQNFPWTMGWQPNYQSEGRIYAAYILKNYPNGKIAALWQNDDAGKDQMKGLRDGLGAKASMIIADKSYEVSDPTIDSQIVALKDSGADIMMTWAAPKGAAQAIRKVAELGWKPVFFIGNVSTSVAAVLKPAGLDNSKGIISTAYLKDPTDPLWKDDPGIKAWLAFMDKYFPDGDKTNVNNIYGYATAQTMVQVLKQCGDNLTRENVMKQAASLKDFTSEVLLPGIKVNTSANDFFPIEQMQLMKFNGEAWEVFGDIITGEVGH; encoded by the coding sequence ATGCCGGTTCGCATGAGAAACCTTGTTGCCCTGACGGCGTTCGCTGTGGCCGCGGCGATCGCCACCACGGCGAACGCCCAGAAGAAATACGATCCCGGCGCCAACGACACTGAAATCAAGATCGGCAACATCATGCCCTATAGCGGCCCGGCTTCGGCCTACGGCACGATCGGCAAGGCGCAGGCGGCCTATTTCAACAAGATCAATGCCGAGGGCGGCATCAACGGCCGCAAGATCAATTTCATCAGCTATGACGACGCGTTCAGCCCACCGAAAGCGGTCGAGCAGGCGCGCAAGCTCGTCGAGAGCGACGAGGTGCTCCTGATCTTCCAGCCGCTCGGCACGCAGTCCAATTCCGCGATCCAGAAATACATGAATGCCAGGAAGGTGCCGCAGCTCTTTGTCGCGACCGGCGCGACCAAATGGGGCGATCCGCAGAACTTTCCGTGGACCATGGGCTGGCAGCCGAACTACCAGAGCGAGGGCCGCATCTATGCCGCCTATATCCTCAAGAATTACCCGAACGGCAAGATCGCGGCGCTCTGGCAGAATGACGATGCCGGCAAGGACCAGATGAAAGGCTTGCGCGACGGCCTCGGCGCCAAGGCTAGCATGATAATCGCTGACAAGTCCTACGAGGTCTCCGACCCCACCATCGATTCGCAGATCGTTGCGCTGAAGGATTCCGGCGCCGACATCATGATGACCTGGGCGGCGCCCAAGGGCGCGGCGCAGGCGATCCGCAAGGTCGCGGAACTCGGCTGGAAGCCGGTGTTCTTCATCGGCAACGTCTCGACCTCCGTCGCGGCGGTGCTCAAGCCGGCCGGCCTCGATAATTCGAAGGGCATCATCTCAACCGCCTATCTGAAGGACCCGACCGATCCGTTGTGGAAGGACGATCCCGGCATCAAGGCCTGGCTCGCCTTCATGGACAAATACTTTCCCGACGGCGACAAGACCAACGTCAACAATATCTATGGCTATGCGACGGCGCAGACCATGGTTCAGGTGCTCAAGCAGTGCGGCGACAACCTCACGCGCGAGAACGTCATGAAGCAGGCCGCCAGCCTGAAGGATTTCACCAGCGAGGTGCTGCTGCCGGGCATCAAGGTCAACACGTCGGCGAACGACTTCTTCCCGATTGAGCAGATGCAGTTGATGAAGTTCAACGGGGAAGCGTGGGAGGTGTTCGGCGACATCATCACCGGCGAGGTCGGGCATTAA
- a CDS encoding peroxiredoxin, translating to MSKKTRTKSSKPSPKSHTASARKPAAAKTARKTSHPGAAASAKKPAAKAAKAVKPAAKKTVKKPPKVTKSAAKAASSKSSHKPTPKQLIKSNLSAPAEASGTGLAEGAMAPAFSLPRDGGGNVSLADYAGKKLVLFFYPRADTPGCTREAIDFTRLDRAFADAGAVVLGISADTVKAQESFRDKHELSVPLISDQQHEMLEAFGAWGEKSMYGRTFMGIIRTTVLIGADGRIARIWRNVRVDGHADEVLEAVRAL from the coding sequence ATGTCCAAGAAAACGCGCACGAAATCCTCCAAGCCATCCCCCAAAAGCCACACGGCATCCGCCCGCAAACCAGCCGCAGCCAAGACCGCCCGCAAGACCAGCCACCCTGGCGCGGCGGCATCAGCCAAAAAGCCTGCCGCCAAGGCAGCCAAGGCGGTGAAACCCGCCGCCAAGAAGACCGTCAAAAAACCGCCCAAGGTGACCAAATCGGCGGCCAAAGCTGCATCATCCAAATCGTCGCATAAGCCGACACCTAAACAGTTAATAAAATCCAACCTTTCGGCCCCGGCCGAGGCTAGTGGAACTGGATTGGCCGAAGGCGCCATGGCACCAGCCTTCAGCCTGCCGCGCGACGGCGGCGGCAACGTGTCATTGGCCGACTATGCCGGCAAGAAACTGGTGCTGTTCTTCTACCCCCGGGCCGATACACCCGGCTGCACCCGGGAGGCGATCGACTTCACGCGGCTCGACCGTGCCTTTGCCGATGCGGGAGCCGTGGTGCTCGGCATCTCCGCCGACACCGTAAAGGCCCAGGAATCGTTCCGCGACAAGCATGAGCTGTCCGTTCCTCTGATCTCGGATCAGCAGCATGAAATGCTGGAGGCCTTCGGGGCCTGGGGCGAAAAATCGATGTATGGCAGGACTTTTATGGGCATTATTCGAACGACCGTGCTGATCGGCGCCGACGGACGCATCGCCAGGATCTGGCGCAATGTGCGGGTCGATGGCCACGCCGACGAGGTGCTGGAAGCCGTCCGCGCCCTATGA